Proteins from a genomic interval of Clostridium scatologenes:
- a CDS encoding methyl-accepting chemotaxis protein codes for MMQKNDSTINNGETQVKECIQTISNLLNETKENISFSEEVASRGEAMNSFIATFEELLTHTKFIENISSKINDVASRTNLLALNASIEAARAGDAGRGFSVVADEVKKLSIGTKELVLSMNDTLKKIYSLTEEGSIEIEKLKDRLNDVQQARSDFSKVSNEMDSILTKFDELKKMID; via the coding sequence ATGATGCAAAAGAATGACAGCACAATAAATAATGGAGAAACACAGGTTAAAGAATGTATTCAAACTATATCCAATTTGTTAAATGAAACAAAAGAAAATATAAGTTTTTCAGAGGAGGTAGCTAGCAGAGGAGAGGCAATGAACAGTTTTATTGCAACTTTTGAAGAGCTTTTAACTCATACAAAATTTATAGAAAATATCTCATCAAAAATAAATGATGTTGCATCTAGAACTAATTTGTTGGCACTTAATGCATCAATAGAAGCTGCAAGAGCAGGCGATGCTGGCAGAGGTTTTTCAGTAGTTGCAGATGAAGTTAAAAAGCTTTCTATTGGAACAAAAGAATTAGTCTTGAGTATGAATGATACACTGAAAAAGATATATTCTTTGACAGAGGAAGGAAGCATTGAAATAGAAAAATTAAAGGATAGGTTAAATGATGTGCAACAAGCTAGAAGTGACTTTTCTAAAGTAAGTAATGAAATGGATAGTATACTTACCAAGTTTGATGAATTAAAAAAAATGATTGATTAA
- a CDS encoding methyl-accepting chemotaxis protein, producing MNKKAIGIKGRILLSSIIVLLITLVSITSILIYQINKKSYEDYFTNSNEQMKVVSQAINIFYDQIDKNIGMLATNPVIITADNSITTYKNTTQDTPMKPSAKAGVEQEIYKVFEQYANSHKGTSYVYLGTQDGGYIQWPEESLPAGFDPSKRPWFNDSMNKKESVIRTAPYSYKSQLLTSNARTFTDKNGKVIGAIGIDVQQTNISDMLNKMKIGKTGYSMIVHSNGLIMADGKNPKNNFKKVGEVGINGLDKLLAKDIESFDVVVDGEKYIVNPYKVEGTDWVLASFMTEKELGSGAKAIVNTMIVSAVVMLILAIILFNFLSSSITKPILAVTKRVQDFANLDFSVNEKSDALKYLNRKDEVGDMVRAFVSMRENVSEFIMKTSDSTEKVAASSEELTATSEQAATASNEVSKAIEEIAKGATDQAKDTQMAAHNVEDLGNLLEQDLNYIEELNVAAVEIERQKSEGFSILKELVEKTEKNNDSANNVYHIIMSNNESAEKIENASTMIQSIADQTNLLALNAAIEAARAGEAGKGFAVVADEIRKLAEQSNNFTNDIKTVITELKIKSQNAVDLMQQTKQIIEEQASSVGETEGKFEGIAEAIDSIKTVVNKLNNSARQMTENKNKIIEVTQNLSAISEENAAGTEQASSAVQEQVTTIEEIAKAGESLATISEELRVLVERFKV from the coding sequence ATGAATAAAAAGGCTATTGGAATAAAGGGGAGGATTTTACTATCTTCAATAATAGTTCTTTTGATAACTTTAGTAAGTATTACTAGTATTCTAATCTATCAAATTAATAAAAAGTCTTATGAAGATTATTTTACTAATTCTAACGAGCAAATGAAGGTCGTTTCTCAAGCAATTAACATTTTTTATGATCAAATTGACAAAAATATTGGTATGTTAGCAACAAATCCTGTGATAATAACAGCTGATAATAGTATTACAACTTATAAAAATACAACTCAAGACACTCCAATGAAACCTTCAGCTAAGGCAGGAGTTGAACAGGAAATTTATAAAGTATTCGAGCAATATGCAAATAGCCATAAAGGTACAAGCTATGTATATTTAGGAACACAAGATGGAGGATATATACAATGGCCAGAAGAGAGTCTGCCAGCAGGATTTGATCCTTCAAAAAGACCTTGGTTTAATGATTCAATGAATAAAAAGGAAAGTGTTATTAGAACAGCTCCGTACAGTTATAAGTCACAACTACTTACAAGTAATGCTCGTACATTTACTGATAAAAATGGAAAAGTTATAGGTGCCATAGGAATCGATGTACAGCAAACTAATATTAGCGATATGTTGAATAAAATGAAAATTGGTAAAACAGGATATTCAATGATTGTACATAGTAATGGTTTAATAATGGCAGATGGGAAAAATCCTAAAAACAATTTTAAAAAGGTTGGAGAAGTCGGCATTAATGGATTAGATAAGCTTCTAGCTAAAGACATAGAATCATTTGATGTTGTTGTTGATGGCGAAAAGTATATTGTTAATCCCTATAAAGTTGAAGGAACTGATTGGGTATTAGCATCATTTATGACAGAAAAAGAGTTGGGATCTGGTGCAAAAGCAATAGTAAATACAATGATAGTTTCTGCAGTGGTCATGTTAATACTGGCAATTATTTTATTTAATTTTCTTTCCAGCAGTATAACAAAGCCTATCTTAGCAGTAACAAAGAGAGTACAAGATTTTGCTAATTTGGATTTTTCAGTAAACGAAAAGTCAGATGCACTAAAATACTTAAACAGAAAAGATGAAGTAGGAGATATGGTGAGAGCTTTTGTAAGTATGAGAGAGAATGTATCAGAATTCATCATGAAAACTTCGGATTCAACAGAAAAGGTTGCAGCTTCATCGGAAGAATTAACTGCTACTTCTGAACAAGCAGCTACTGCATCAAATGAAGTAAGTAAGGCTATTGAGGAAATTGCAAAAGGAGCTACTGATCAAGCTAAAGATACTCAAATGGCAGCTCATAATGTAGAAGATTTAGGTAATTTATTAGAACAAGATTTAAATTATATTGAGGAATTGAATGTTGCAGCAGTTGAAATTGAAAGGCAAAAATCAGAAGGCTTTTCAATTTTGAAAGAACTTGTTGAAAAAACTGAGAAAAATAATGATTCCGCAAACAATGTTTATCATATTATCATGAGTAACAATGAAAGTGCAGAAAAAATTGAAAATGCTAGTACTATGATTCAAAGTATCGCAGACCAGACAAATCTTTTAGCTTTAAATGCGGCAATAGAAGCTGCAAGAGCTGGAGAAGCAGGTAAAGGTTTTGCAGTTGTTGCTGATGAAATAAGAAAGCTTGCAGAACAATCAAATAACTTTACAAATGACATTAAAACAGTAATAACTGAGTTAAAGATAAAATCACAAAATGCAGTTGATTTGATGCAACAGACTAAGCAGATAATTGAGGAGCAAGCTTCTAGTGTTGGAGAAACTGAAGGAAAATTTGAAGGAATAGCAGAAGCCATAGATTCTATAAAAACTGTAGTTAATAAACTTAATAATTCTGCCAGACAGATGACAGAAAATAAAAACAAAATCATTGAGGTAACTCAAAATTTATCTGCAATTTCTGAAGAGAATGCTGCTGGAACAGAACAAGCGTCATCAGCTGTGCAAGAACAAGTTACTACAATTGAGGAAATTGCCAAAGCAGGAGAGAGCTTAGCTACAATTTCAGAAGAATTAAGAGTATTAGTAGAAAGATTTAAGGTCTAG
- a CDS encoding MarR family winged helix-turn-helix transcriptional regulator, translating into MNKFVDNKHQIADNSLKLALALVDLDKKTRNYKTDVPIFYSEIHVIMTIAEHPGIHVGGLADILGVTKGSVSEILKKLERKGLVLKEVDNLNLSRYSLSLTEKGKKAHSNHMHYHDVVNSIVEDELQNASEHELEFLSNFLSSLMNKVKFFSENFDESSDS; encoded by the coding sequence ATGAATAAATTTGTAGATAACAAACATCAAATTGCCGATAATTCTTTGAAGTTAGCACTTGCCTTAGTTGATCTGGATAAAAAGACTCGCAACTACAAAACAGATGTGCCGATTTTTTACTCTGAAATACATGTAATAATGACTATTGCTGAGCATCCTGGCATTCATGTGGGTGGTCTAGCTGATATTCTAGGAGTAACAAAAGGATCTGTTTCGGAAATTCTCAAAAAGCTAGAGAGAAAGGGTCTGGTTTTAAAGGAAGTTGATAATCTTAATCTATCTAGATATTCATTGAGTCTGACTGAAAAGGGTAAAAAAGCTCATAGCAACCATATGCACTATCATGATGTTGTAAACAGTATAGTTGAAGATGAACTACAAAATGCCTCCGAACATGAATTAGAATTTTTATCAAACTTTTTGTCATCCTTGATGAACAAGGTTAAATTTTTCAGTGAAAATTTTGATGAATCAAGTGATTCTTAG
- a CDS encoding MarR family transcriptional regulator: MKTENVKFEIDLTMNKFISAFEHISNSLNSHDDEIKDLLIKYKHKELYDMGLMFSEIHVIDCIGKNQLINATFIAKELNMTKGAISKITNKLLKKELIKGNHLENNKKEIYYTLTTQGKEVFEIHEMLHKAEREKFIKILSKYDKEGLNIINSFLDDLISEI; the protein is encoded by the coding sequence ATGAAAACAGAAAATGTAAAATTTGAGATAGATTTAACAATGAATAAGTTTATATCAGCTTTCGAACATATAAGTAATTCATTAAATAGTCATGATGATGAAATAAAGGACTTGTTAATCAAATATAAACACAAAGAGCTTTATGACATGGGATTAATGTTTTCAGAAATTCACGTAATTGATTGTATTGGAAAAAATCAATTGATTAATGCAACATTTATAGCAAAGGAATTAAATATGACGAAAGGTGCCATATCTAAGATTACCAATAAGCTGTTAAAGAAAGAGTTAATAAAAGGAAATCATTTGGAAAATAATAAAAAAGAAATTTATTATACACTGACAACACAAGGAAAAGAAGTATTTGAAATACACGAAATGCTTCATAAAGCTGAACGTGAAAAGTTTATTAAAATATTAAGTAAATATGATAAAGAAGGATTAAACATTATAAATAGTTTTCTAGATGATTTAATAAGTGAAATTTAA
- a CDS encoding Fur family transcriptional regulator: MNDYLDSIYEQFKAAGITLTYQRKIILQVLFENKDNHLSVEELYHYVRIKNPDTGMSTVYRTLELLYQFGIVRKLTFGDNITRYEMVLSKSEHKHHFICKECGAIIDIKDDFISIFNDRISNNYGFYLTEQSIVFEGLCSQCLKKKSTFIADSKQK, encoded by the coding sequence GTGAATGATTATTTAGATAGCATATATGAACAATTTAAAGCAGCAGGTATTACTCTTACTTATCAACGTAAGATTATACTACAAGTTTTATTTGAGAATAAAGATAACCACTTAAGTGTTGAAGAGCTTTATCATTATGTTAGAATAAAAAATCCAGATACTGGTATGTCTACAGTCTATAGGACTTTAGAATTACTATATCAATTTGGAATAGTGAGAAAATTAACCTTTGGCGATAATATAACCCGTTATGAGATGGTTTTAAGTAAAAGTGAACATAAGCATCATTTTATATGTAAAGAGTGTGGAGCTATTATAGATATAAAAGATGATTTTATAAGTATTTTCAATGATAGAATCAGCAATAATTATGGATTTTATCTTACAGAGCAAAGCATAGTTTTTGAAGGTTTATGCTCACAGTGCTTAAAAAAGAAATCTACATTTATTGCAGATAGTAAGCAAAAGTAA